The DNA window GTCTTGGTGTCTTTGATGTCCTGGTGTCTTGGCGTCCTCAAGCCATACCCATGCATCCAGCTGCTGACTTCGGCGATAGCTCTCGAGCCGCGACGCCAGCGGCTCTGGCAGTGTCAACGCCGCGCCAAAGCCGAGACGGGAATAGAAAGATCCAAGGTTCGGTTGGCAAAAGAGCCATACTGGCCCACCCGCTTTCGCTATGCCGGCCGAGATAAGCGCCCGGGCGATTCCACGATTGCGATAATCCGTTGCGGTGAAAACACCCAGTAGCCATTGGCCGTCGAGCCAGTCACGACTGATCGGCTCGCCTGAGTCAGGATAAGAGCCGCCAAATGCTGTTTGCCACCCGCCACAAGAGCGAAACCGCAATGCCGCCACGATTTTACCGTCAAGCCGGGCGATCCAAACCTGTTCATCGCGCCGTGCGCGCATTTTGGAGCCCTCGCCGCGATAGAACTTGTTCGCGAGCGGAAGTTGAAACGGGCCAAGAGCCTCGATGAGCAGTTCATTCATAGCGGTGCTGTATATCAACGGGAATCTGGCTGAGCTGAGCCTGCACCAGGGCCTGTAGCCCTTCCTGGAGTGGAGCAGTGTCGCATGCTGGAGTTGTAAGCGTAATAAGGTGCTCGATAGCTTCCAGCGTGGAGAGACTCGACGTGTTCGGTCCTTTACGAATGCGGTAGCTAGAGGAAGGCGGACGGGTGAATTCATACCGGGGCAGCGCGGCTAACCAGGGTGTCATCAGGAGCATTTTACGGGCTTTACGCCAGGTTGCATCCAGCAAGATCCAGTCCCGGCTTAGACAGGGATGCGAAGACTCGAGCCCTTCACTTCCGCTGCCAGGGAACAGAAGCGCACCTCTAGCTGTATCGATCCTGGGTTGTAGTTCGTCAAAGTCTGCACCGCCCTCGCCTACCACTACCTGCAGATTGGGCAAACAGGCTTTCGCAACCCGCAGCGTCCCTTTGCTGTGCCCGAGTTCCAGGGGATGCTGGAGAACCCACAGGCGAGGCGCGCCCTCTACCATATGGCACTGTTTGCAAACACAGAGCTTGTGGTGAACGCCGCAGGCAGAACATTTACGCGGAGAAAGCGGGGAAATGCGATGTTCCAAGAGAAACCACTGGTTTAAAATGCAAAATGGCTGTCATCACGCTCAGCCTGACGCCTATGGCGCCGGGCCAGATATAGCTATATTAATTAGCGGTATACAGCGTTGTCTTGAGTCAGCGCTTGAAGTCTTCAGAGACGTTGCCTTTAGAGCTCGTAGTCTTTGAGGCGATTATAAAGGGTCTTGACGCTGACGCCGAGTATCTCAGCTGCTTTCTCTTTCTTGCCTTCACACTGCTCAAGCGTGGCCATAATAAGGTTCTTCTCAACCTCGGCAACGGATGAACCGACCCGCACGGTGAAGCTTGGCCCAACGATTTTCTCATCGTTTATGATTTCGCCAGGAAAGTGCGTCCCTTCGATTACGTCATCGGCCATAATGAATGCCCGATAGACAACGTTTTTCAGCTCCCGAAGGTTGCCCGGCCAGTGGTAGCGTTCGAGTGCTTCCATCGCAGCCTCGGAAAAACGTTTCGAGGCCCTTTCTTTGCGATTGAGTTCAGCCAGAAAGTAACTGGCGAGCAGGCCGATATCCTCTCCCCGATCCCGAACAGGTGGTAAATGGATGGGAAAAACCTGGAGACGATAGAGGAGATCTTCGCGCAGGAAGCCTTCTTTCACGGCGTCTTCCGGCGTTCTGTTTGTAGCGGCGACGATCCGGACGTCTGTCTCAAGTTCCCGGTCTGAGCCGACGCGCGCGAAGAAACGCGTCTCCAGCACGCGTAAGAGTTTAACCTGCAACTCGACGGGCATTTCCGTGATCTCGTCCAGGAAAAGCGTGCCGCCGTTTGCGCGCTCGAAAAATCCGCGGTGATCGCGAACGGCGCCGGTAAAGCTTCCCTTCTCATGCCCGAAAAGTTCGCTTTCAATCAACTGGGGCGAGATAGCGCCACAGTTAACGGGCAGAAAAGGTGCGCCCCGGCGACTGCTGAGTTCGTGAATAGTCTGAGCGACGACTTCTTTACCGGTTCCGCTTTCTCCGGTCAGCAACACTGAGGCACAAGTGGGTGCCACGCGCTCTATCTGGTCATAGACCCGCTGCATCACCCGCGAGCTGCCCATAAGTCTGCCAAAACGGTCTGGCTTGCGGACATCGTCCCGACAGTTTAAGGATTCCCGTTCGGCGCCGCTTGTCCCGCTGGCGTTATCGAGCACCCGCCTCAGGTCAGGCAGCTGAATAGGTTTCACGAGATAGCCCGTAATCGGCTGAGCATGCTGGTTGACCGCCTCGCGGGAGCTGTCACTGATAACCACAATCTGGGGGTGCTTGCCCTTCTGATGAGCCGAGAATACCTTCAATAAGTCACGGCCGTCGCTCTCCGGTAGTGTCAGATCCAGCAGAATGAGTTCCGGGCAACGCCGGGAAATGCATTTCTGAGCCTCGGCTAACGACGTCGCCGTATAGGTTATAAACCCTTCTTTTGCAACGAGCTGCGCCAGCAGACTCAGGCTATTTATATCGCTATCGACGATCAGCACCTGAGGGGCTTTGACCACGCGTGGGGTTTGCGCTTCATGATGGGGCAACTTCTCGCTGACTTTTACGCCGTTTCGCTCTGCCCTGCTGTCCCCAACCGACTGAGATGCACTATTTACCACGTGCAGATTACTCATGGGCAGCTTGCTCGGTAGGCGGCCTGCTGAAAGCCACAAAGAGGAAGATCATGTCCCCTGGCTAAG is part of the Hydrocarboniclastica marina genome and encodes:
- a CDS encoding GNAT family N-acetyltransferase; this encodes MNELLIEALGPFQLPLANKFYRGEGSKMRARRDEQVWIARLDGKIVAALRFRSCGGWQTAFGGSYPDSGEPISRDWLDGQWLLGVFTATDYRNRGIARALISAGIAKAGGPVWLFCQPNLGSFYSRLGFGAALTLPEPLASRLESYRRSQQLDAWVWLEDAKTPGHQRHQDTSLG
- a CDS encoding tRNA-uridine aminocarboxypropyltransferase, with the protein product MEHRISPLSPRKCSACGVHHKLCVCKQCHMVEGAPRLWVLQHPLELGHSKGTLRVAKACLPNLQVVVGEGGADFDELQPRIDTARGALLFPGSGSEGLESSHPCLSRDWILLDATWRKARKMLLMTPWLAALPRYEFTRPPSSSYRIRKGPNTSSLSTLEAIEHLITLTTPACDTAPLQEGLQALVQAQLSQIPVDIQHRYE
- a CDS encoding sigma-54-dependent transcriptional regulator; protein product: MSNLHVVNSASQSVGDSRAERNGVKVSEKLPHHEAQTPRVVKAPQVLIVDSDINSLSLLAQLVAKEGFITYTATSLAEAQKCISRRCPELILLDLTLPESDGRDLLKVFSAHQKGKHPQIVVISDSSREAVNQHAQPITGYLVKPIQLPDLRRVLDNASGTSGAERESLNCRDDVRKPDRFGRLMGSSRVMQRVYDQIERVAPTCASVLLTGESGTGKEVVAQTIHELSSRRGAPFLPVNCGAISPQLIESELFGHEKGSFTGAVRDHRGFFERANGGTLFLDEITEMPVELQVKLLRVLETRFFARVGSDRELETDVRIVAATNRTPEDAVKEGFLREDLLYRLQVFPIHLPPVRDRGEDIGLLASYFLAELNRKERASKRFSEAAMEALERYHWPGNLRELKNVVYRAFIMADDVIEGTHFPGEIINDEKIVGPSFTVRVGSSVAEVEKNLIMATLEQCEGKKEKAAEILGVSVKTLYNRLKDYEL